Proteins encoded by one window of Salvia splendens isolate huo1 chromosome 5, SspV2, whole genome shotgun sequence:
- the LOC121804457 gene encoding pentatricopeptide repeat-containing protein At5g66520-like produces the protein MYKREVEQSCLSLLQLCNSYSKLTQIHARILKLGLLNNPLVLTKFTSISSALNAIHYACSLIFSPESHPYNHDAFLFNTIIEAFAESTQFKRTSIFYYNKMLTHGFKPNNYTYPFVFKACAGIRDFNLGKSVQGSVLKLGFHGESHVVNAMLHMYCCCEDGIQFAEKVFEEMPKRNSVPWSTMMGGYVRRGMSAEAINLFRAMQTAGVRPDEITMVMVLSACADLGALELGRWVELYVERERLEMREKLCNALVDMFAKCGDVDSALRLFNNMSLSKRSIVSWTCVISGMALNGRGLEAVALFEEMRRAGVVPDSVAFLCLLTACSHSGLVEEGKHYFNSMERDYAIAPKIEHYGCMVDLLSRVGLTEQALEFINTMPMAPNPVIWRTLVSSPHAQAHLLLGERVTMDLIKAEPMQEANYVMLASIYAKLSDWKRKTRVREAMKKKGIKKIPGSTMIELGDGIYEFVAGDKSHKEHSQIYEMVEEMERKMRAVGYVSTMTNVLLDIEEEDKEGALNKHSEKLAIAFALLKTSPRSTIRIVKNLRVCVDCHSATKLISLIYNRQIVVRDRNRFHHFKDGFCSCKDFW, from the coding sequence atgTATAAACGAGAGGTGGAGCAGAGCTGCCTTAGCCTTCTTCAACTATGCAATTCTTACTCAAAACTCACTCAAATTCATGCAAGAATTCTCAAGCTCGGTTTGCTCAACAACCCTTTGGTCCTCACCAAATTCACCTCCATTTCTTCTGCTCTAAACGCAATCCACTATGCCTGTTCTCTCATCTTCTCCCCTGAATCACACCCGTATAACCATGACGCCTTTCTTTTCAACACCATTATCGAAGCTTTTGCAGAATCCACTCAATTTAAGCGCACTAGCATATTTTACTACAACAAAATGCTTACACATGGCTTCAAACCAAATAACTACACCTACCCTTTCGTCTTCAAGGCTTGTGCCGGCATTCGCGACTTCAATCTTGGCAAATCCGTCCAGGGGTCGGTTTTGAAACTCGGATTTCACGGTGAATCGCATGTTGTCAACGCAATGCTTCACATGTATTGCTGTTGTGAAGATGGGATTCAGTTTGCAGAGAAGGTGTTCGAGGAAATGCCTAAGAGAAATTCAGTCCCTTGGAGCACGATGATGGGCGGGTATGTGAGGAGGGGAATGTCTGCTGAAGCTATCAACTTGTTCAGAGCGATGCAGACTGCGGGGGTGAGGCCGGATGAGATCACTATGGTGATGGTGCTATCGGCCTGTGCTGACCTCGGAGCCCTTGAGCTCGGGAGGTGGGTGGAATTATACGTCGAGAGGGAGAGGCTTGAGATGAGAGAGAAGCTCTGCAATGCCTTGGTAGACATGTTTGCTAAATGTGGTGATGTTGATAGTGCATTGAGGTTGTTCAACAACATGTCTCTAAGTAAAAGGAGTATTGTTTCTTGGACTTGTGTGATTTCTGGCATGGCATTGAACGGGCGTGGTTTGGAGGCCGTTGCCCTCTTTGAGGAAATGAGACGAGCCGGGGTTGTCCCTGACAGCGTTGCGTTCTTGTGCTTGCTCACTGCTTGCAGCCACTCTGGTTTAGTCGAGGAGGGGAAGCATTATTTCAATTCAATGGAGAGAGATTACGCCATTGCTCCAAAAATAGAGCACTACGGATGTATGGTGGATCTGCTAAGCAGGGTCGGATTAACTGAACAAGCTCTCGAGTTCATAAACACAATGCCAATGGCGCCAAATCCAGTCATATGGCGAACTTTGGTATCTTCGCCTCATGCTCAAGCTCATCTCCTTCTTGGTGAAAGAGTCACCATGGATCTCATCAAGGCCGAGCCTATGCAAGAGGCGAACTATGTGATGCTCGCGTCCATCTATGCCAAGCTCTCGGATTGGAAAAGGAAAACCAGAGTTagggaagcaatgaagaagAAAGGGATCAAGAAAATCCCAGGAAGCACCATGATTGAGCTCGGTGATGGGATTTACGAGTTTGTTGCTGGCGATAAATCTCATAAAGAGCACTCCCAGATTTACGAGatggtggaggagatggagaggaAGATGAGAGCTGTAGGATACGTTTCTACAATGACGAATGTGTTGCTCGACATTGAGGAAGAAGATAAAGAGGGTGCTTTGAATAAGCATAGTGAGAAGCTGGCCATTGCATTTGCGCTGCTTAAAACTAGTCCAAGATCGACTATTCGGATAGTGAAGAATCTGCGGGTTTGTGTGGATTGTCACTCTGCTACTAAACTCATATCTCTCATATATAATAGACAGATAGTAGTGAGAGATAGGAACAGGTTTCATCACTTTAAAGATGGATTCTGCTCCTGCAAAGATTTCTGGTAA
- the LOC121804458 gene encoding DEAD-box ATP-dependent RNA helicase 15-like, which translates to MGDAKDNEAYEEELLDYEEEEEKAPDSVIAKVNGESGKKGYVGIHSSGFRDFLLKPELLRAIVDSGFEHPSEVQHECIPQAILGMDVICQAKSGMGKTAVFVLSTLQQIEPVAGQVAALVLCHTRELAYQICHEFERFSTYLPDIKVAVFYGGVNVKIHKDLLKNECPHIVVGTPGRILGLARDKDLSLRNVRHFILDECDKMLESLDMRRDVQEIFKMTPHDKQVMMFSATLSKEIRPVCKKFMQDPMEIYVDDEAKLTLHGLVQHYIKLSELEKNRKLNDLLDALDFNQVVIFVKSVTRAAELNKLLVECNFPSICIHSGMSQEERLTRYKGFKEGHKRILVATDLVGRGIDIERVNIVINYDMPDSADTYLHRVGRAGRFGTKGLAITFVSSASDSDVLNQVQERFEVDIKELPEQIDTSTYMPS; encoded by the exons gccCCCGATTCAGTCATCGCAAAAGTCAACGGAGAGTCCGGCAAGAA AGGCTATGTGGGGATCCATAGTTCAGGATTTAGAGACTTCCTCTTGAAGCCAGAGCTCTTGAGAGCTATTGTTGATTCAGGATTTGAACATCCTTCAGAAG TTCAACACGAGTGCATACCTCAAGCCATTTTGGGAATGGATGTCATCTGCCAAGCCAAGTCTGGTATGGGGAAAACTGCTGTCTTTGTTCTTTCGACATTGCAGCAGATTGAACCCGTTGCAGGTCAAGTTGCTGCACTTGTGCTATGCCACACAAGGGAACTGGCTTATCAG ATCTGTCATGAATTTGAGCGATTCAGCACCTATTTGCCAGATATTAAAGTTGCTGTTTTCTATGGTGGAGTCAATGTTAAGATTCACAAAGATCTTCTGAAGAATGAATGCCCCCACATTGTGGTAGGAACACCAGGAAGGATACTTGGTCTAGCAAGAGACAAGGACCTTTCTCTAAGGAATGTGAGGCATTTCATCCTTGATGAATGTGACAAGATGCTCGAGTCTCTTG ATATGAGAAGAGATGTGCAGGAGATTTTCAAAATGACACCGCATGACAAGCAAGTTATGATGTTTTCAGCTACACTCAGTAAAGAAATTCGACCTGTTTGCAAAAAGTTCATGCAAGAT CCTATGGAGATATACGTTGATGATGAGGCGAAGTTAACCCTTCATGGTCTTGTACAG CACTACATCAAACTGAGTGAGCTGGAGAAGAACCGGAAGCTGAATGATCTGCTGGATGCATTGGACTTCAATCAAGTTGTTATCTTTGTCAAAAGTGTCACTAGAGCTGCTGAGCTGAACAAGTTGCTTGTGGAGTGTAACTTTCCATCGATTTGCATTCACTCTGGCATGTCGCAAGAAGAAAG ATTGACCCGTTACAAGGGATTCAAGGAGGGACATAAGAGGATTCTTGTAGCAACTGATTTGGTAGGAAGAGGAATTGATATAGAGCGAGTTAATATTGTGATCAACTATGATATGCCAGATTCTGCAGATACTTATCTTCACCGG GTGGGTAGAGCTGGGAGGTTTGGCACCAAAGGACTGGCCATCACGTTTGTTTCTTCTGCCTCTGATTCAGATGTTCTAAATCAG GTACAGGAGAGGTTTGAAGTTGATATTAAAGAACTACCTGAACAGATTGATACTTCCACATATA TGCCATCGTAA